A single window of [Clostridium] hylemonae DSM 15053 DNA harbors:
- a CDS encoding peptidase U32 family protein: MDNKVEILAPAGSVESLNAAVAAGADAVYMGGSRFGARAYADNPGEEELLRAVDFVHVHGRKLYLTVNTLLKDSEIDELYGYLLPYYRQGIDGIIVQDIGVAEYIRSYFPDLPLHASTQMTITGAAGAAFMKRQGVMRVVPARELSLAEVAAIKRETGLEVECFVHGALCYCYSGQCLLSSLLGGRSGNRGQCAQPCRLAYSIGDGRPADLMSLKDLCAIDLIPELIEAGIDSFKIEGRMKQPDYVYTVVSMYRAYADLYYEKGREGFAVDTRDRERLYTAYRRRGYCDGYYKRHNGKDMISFSRPQGKEEPPQRRTFEIQEKINGNLILSPGNRAKLELEHKGSKTVCEGMAPEQALKQPLSAERIEKQMRKTGGTQFVFDRLDIRMDGELFLPMQALNELRREGLGRLEESLLSPYRRTEDEAAHFTPDEEGRAVVQKSETDRPAVMAVSVMNAEQLKAAVSAEEIRAIYVDSGMLMPAVEETLRSLVQKAGESGKEVYAALPYIFRSPTAEKFERKYALLLEVFDGVLVRNWESCEWLEGKGYDRKIISDANIYVFNRYAKQFLKKTRIESYTAPAELNAGELKELGVSDCTFVAYGYQPVMVTAGCVQKTTGRCTHSDGLTYIKDRYQKKFAVKNCCEYCYNIIYNSSPLVLLNQRKEINSLSPASIRLDFTTEDAKEMQKITALYTDAFIKEKDIRTPDMDFTKGHFKRGVK, from the coding sequence ATGGATAATAAAGTGGAAATACTGGCTCCCGCCGGTTCGGTGGAGAGTCTGAACGCCGCGGTCGCGGCCGGGGCGGATGCGGTCTATATGGGAGGAAGCCGTTTCGGCGCGCGGGCGTATGCGGATAATCCGGGTGAGGAAGAACTTCTCCGGGCAGTTGATTTTGTGCATGTACACGGCAGGAAACTGTATCTTACCGTCAACACGCTGCTGAAAGACTCGGAGATAGATGAACTGTACGGTTATCTGCTTCCTTATTACAGGCAGGGGATCGACGGGATCATTGTGCAGGATATCGGGGTGGCGGAGTATATCCGGTCATATTTTCCGGACCTTCCTCTTCACGCAAGCACGCAGATGACGATCACCGGTGCGGCGGGCGCCGCCTTTATGAAGAGACAAGGGGTCATGCGCGTTGTGCCGGCGAGGGAACTGTCGCTTGCCGAGGTGGCTGCTATAAAAAGAGAGACCGGCCTGGAGGTAGAATGCTTTGTGCACGGGGCGCTCTGCTATTGTTACTCCGGCCAGTGTCTGCTCAGCAGCCTGCTCGGGGGAAGAAGCGGGAACAGGGGGCAGTGTGCCCAGCCGTGCCGCCTGGCTTACAGCATTGGGGACGGAAGACCGGCCGACTTGATGAGCCTGAAAGATCTCTGCGCGATAGACTTGATCCCGGAACTGATCGAGGCCGGCATAGACTCCTTTAAGATCGAAGGGCGCATGAAACAGCCGGATTATGTATATACCGTTGTGAGCATGTACCGCGCATACGCGGACCTTTATTATGAGAAAGGAAGAGAAGGCTTTGCGGTGGACACAAGAGACAGGGAGCGGCTGTATACGGCGTACAGAAGGCGGGGATACTGTGACGGGTATTATAAACGGCATAACGGAAAAGATATGATATCTTTTTCCAGGCCGCAGGGCAAAGAAGAACCGCCGCAGCGCCGTACGTTTGAAATCCAAGAAAAAATTAATGGTAACTTAATACTTTCTCCCGGAAATCGTGCTAAACTGGAGCTTGAGCACAAAGGATCAAAGACAGTCTGCGAGGGTATGGCACCGGAGCAGGCGTTAAAGCAGCCCCTCAGCGCAGAGAGGATAGAAAAGCAGATGAGAAAGACCGGCGGCACACAATTTGTCTTTGACAGGCTGGATATCCGCATGGACGGGGAGCTGTTTCTTCCGATGCAGGCGTTGAATGAACTGAGAAGAGAAGGACTTGGCCGCCTTGAGGAAAGTCTGCTGAGTCCTTACCGGAGAACGGAGGATGAGGCGGCTCATTTTACGCCGGACGAGGAAGGCAGAGCTGTCGTTCAGAAAAGTGAGACGGACAGGCCGGCCGTCATGGCAGTGTCGGTCATGAATGCAGAACAACTCAAAGCAGCGGTATCCGCCGAAGAGATCCGTGCCATATATGTCGACAGCGGTATGCTCATGCCGGCTGTGGAAGAGACTTTGCGAAGCCTTGTACAAAAGGCGGGGGAGTCGGGGAAAGAAGTGTATGCCGCCCTGCCATATATTTTCCGCAGTCCCACGGCTGAAAAGTTTGAGCGGAAATATGCCCTTCTTCTGGAAGTGTTTGACGGCGTTCTCGTGCGCAACTGGGAGAGCTGTGAGTGGCTGGAGGGGAAGGGGTATGACCGGAAGATAATTTCAGATGCCAATATCTATGTGTTCAACCGTTATGCGAAGCAATTTCTGAAGAAGACACGCATAGAATCTTATACGGCCCCGGCGGAGCTGAACGCAGGAGAACTGAAAGAACTCGGTGTTTCCGACTGCACATTCGTTGCATACGGCTATCAGCCCGTGATGGTCACGGCCGGCTGTGTGCAGAAGACAACAGGCCGCTGTACGCACAGTGACGGTCTGACATATATAAAGGACAGATACCAGAAAAAATTTGCGGTTAAAAATTGCTGTGAATACTGTTATAATATAATTTATAATTCTTCTCCGCTCGTTCTTTTGAATCAGCGAAAGGAGATAAACTCGCTCTCACCTGCATCGATCCGTCTTGATTTTACGACGGAAGATGCAAAGGAGATGCAGAAGATCACGGCGCTGTACACAGACGCCTTTATCAAAGAGAAAGATATAAGGACCCCGGATATGGATTTTACAAAAGGACATTTCAAGCGGGGAGTGAAGTAG